GATAACCTTAATTGTAATAGATAGCTTACATTTCTCGATTTCTCCATCCCAAGTGGTTGATGAattactctattttttttaacgCCACCAAACTTAATTTCATCCATACAGATTGCTAAGATTTTCCTGAAGTGCTTGAAGCCAATGTCCTGTGGATTGATAGTCATTGCCCTCGCCATCGGTATCCCCTCTCAAGTCTATGTCTTTGACGCTCCCTGGAGGATCTACCTCATCTGCTTTGCTCTTCCTTTCTGCGGGGGTTTTCTCGGCTTCATCATCTCTAAGATCTTCCGACGAACCACCAAAGAAGCCTTCACAATCTCGTTTGAGACAGGCGTCCAGAACAGTCTTCTGGCTACCACAGTGGCTAAGCTCTCCTACCCGATCCCCGAGGCTGACCTGATCGCCCGTATCCCATTCCTAGTGGCCATGCTGCAGTTGTTCCAAGGTACTGTTATGATCCTGACCTACATTATAGTCCGACGAGTGCTCATTCGTCTTGGGAAGATAGCCAGACCGGATACTGGTGACTACCAGCAGTGCGATATTGAAGCGAAAGACAGCGATGTCCAGAATGAAGATGGAGACGAAAAGGGTGACGACCTCCATAACGAGGAGAGGGAAGTACTCAAAAGACAGGACGTTGAAGACGACGTTGAATTGAGAATGGAGTCTAGTGAAAGGAACGGGTATGTTAAGATGAGAAATGAGGAACTGGAGGAGGAGAATGACGTCGACCATCAATGCGACATCGCAACAAAGGCTCTGCCAGACAGCGGTGATGATGTCGAGGTGGGTGACGATAAATTGATACAAGATGCTGAAGCTAAAGCTAAAGAAGAGGAAAGACCAAAGGAAATTGAGAATCATTCGAACAAAAATGTGAATAACAACAGCGAGGTGCCGAAAATTGACTCAACTCAGCCAAGTACTAATGATGTGTCAAACTGTCTTGAGGAGAAAAATGACGTCGTAACTGAGAAATCAGATGCCCTGGCAGAACGGGAAAGTAGCATATGAAGAATAGTTCGTTTTCTTGCCATGTCTAACTATCTAAGTAATAGACTGCGGATTATCTGTTAATGtatcaatacatgtatgatacgtCTTTTTAAGCGATTCCATTCTCCTTTTGGTTGatgttcgttattccgaaggatcGATTTTCCGAatgttcgttattccgaaggttccttATTCCGATACACGCAAATTATACACCAAGATGTTCGTTATTTCgaaattaaacattttaaaggGGTTCGTCAACCAGAACATTTCTGGCAATATTCCGatggttctttattccgaaggtttgttaatccgaaaagaAAACagggtttgttaatccgaagatttgatattccgaaaataaaataaagttagTAAGTGCATGCGAAATGATTAATAGATATATCTGTGGGCATTACTTAGTAATAAACCTATTTTGGTTCCGAATGAAGAAAACTTAGGAACAACGAACCATATTTTCAGAATAACAAACCTTCTGAATAACGAAACTTGTGATTAATGAACCTCTGAAGTATTCAAAACTTCAAGTTAATGAACTTTCATTGGCATTATTATAGAAAGGTTGTCATGGTTACTTGacattttgttacgattcatACTTCACACGGCATTGAATTTTCAATGAACAATGagcattcttttttatttgacatcatcttttagatgaaaatatgaaaacgtTTTGTAATTAGCtgataaattatgtaaattctCGAGAAGATGGAAACCACAAAGCTCCATCTACGTTGGGTTTttttaacaacaataataataattatgataaaacttAAATAAAAATGAGTACAATGAAATACAGAAGATGGTTTACAATGCTATACAGTCATGCCGATACATACTCCAGACCGATCGAAGCTATTTCGTCAGTTCGAATgacatcggtcggtttggagtctgtTTACTTGGTAAGACTGTCGCCTAATATGGCCAGAATTCTCGAAAGTGAGTTATCTTGACCCATTGGCTAAAACGCGTCATTATAACGTCATTGGCCCACGGAGGCTAAATTTTGCATGAGCCCGTGGGCGAAATCGCGTCATTTGACGTCACGAATTTAGTTATAGTTAGCCCATGGGCCAAATTTAGCTAAGTTAGCCAACCTTTGAGAATTCGGGCCATAGTGACTATGAaaaacggttccatgacatttgctccggcgacaattgatCCGCTGTAAGTTCCGCACACTAACCAAATTCAACCCTGGATATAACAAAATGCCCTATCCTAAACATCACCCTACACCTAAcctaaaaccctattgcaagtCTACAACCCTAACCCTTATCTTAAAGCCCGGGTCAATCGTCGCCGGAGCAGATGTCATGTCACCAGGAAAAACACTTTATCGTATTCATGAATGTCGTCTTCATCtttcatcgtcgtcatcattatcgtcTTCCTTGTCGACTTACTTTTGCCATGACTATATTCTGACAAAGCACTGTATAAAGGAATGTAAATTTAATGTAAATAACCATTCAATGTATTCTAACATCTTATTGTTCGTACAATTATGATAGTCGTTGATTGTTACCATTATTCCATAATGACTCGCGTGATTGATTTGGTGTATTTCATGTAATTTCGTATTTTGTGACCGTCATCTATCTTAGTACATATTTATCTTCAATGTTGGCTACTTTTTGATGTACACGTTAATGATGTTATAATAAGATTTTACTTGTAAATAGGCCTCTGTGATTAACTTTAGTTGGAAATTTATTCTCCAATACAACACCCaacttcggggggggggggtaggcctaATGAACAGATAAgctattataatgataataaatggaAAGCTTTCTTAAAAGAAGAGGATCAACGTCACCCTGTTATTGGTACCAAAATAATAACGATTAGCGGAGAATCTTTCTTTCAACATTTTACGTTCAATTATTCCATAATTACAAGTGCCAATATACTCGTTGTCATCTTGAACTGTTGTAAATTTGTAAACATTTTTTACATCAATGTAGAAAATAAAGTCTACATCTAAAAATAAAGTACCTGACATGTTCTTTTACTGCCAATATATTTTTCCTTCCATGATTTTTATTCCGATGCATGCAACCCTTTTCCATCCCCTTTCCCATTcctgtgacatcatcaattctctCATCTGAATAACCGTCTTGCGCACATTATTGATTGGTACAAAATAAGCGAgagtttgaaatgtcataacttttcttatttcacatccgatttgaATGAGTGTTACTGTTTATTTATACTTTCCCTCTATACATTAAAaattagggtggacttgacatttaagaGATGAATATTTGCTTTCCCCTATATACTCAGTGCGCCTGAATGCATTTGGGCACTgtcggatccagggggggcagcAAAGCcggcctgtgcccccccccccttgagaggcacaattaatattttaaagtaaaaattccGTTAAAAAAGAAGTGTGCCCTCCCCCCCGAAATGTCCTTCAttattgggtaaaaatattttcttttttttttgcttgtcaaatttttcctcggataatgtgcccccccccctttggaaaatcctggatccgcccctgcacttGGGTTATCATTTTATTCTTAAGTTCGTTTCAGataattataatttctttaaatcAATACTACAGACCCACCAACGGTCTAAAGTCGGGTTCGTTGGTGTAAGTACTGTAGCGCTATCCTTTATATTTATCCCCCTCTTCTCTCTCAGACCCCTTTCTCATTACCATCCTAAAACtatagtttactggaaactagtttaccTTTCTGCCATGAAGCGACTCTCTTCCACGATCTTCTAGAAAGTGTAGGGTGTGCTCcctcccccccctctctctctctttctaaacACACTTTTTCCTAgcccctttcccttccctctctttttttaacttgattcTAACATAGACCTTGTCCATTCCCCGATTTGTCAagaatttgaaattatgaaggaattTCTTAAGTTGTGATGTGAAGTATACGTTTTCTTTTTACATGTAAAGTTCAGACCAcatcaaaataatgtaatagtgctagaacaataaaaatttgcatgaattattttaaaagtACAATGTTCGGAGCGTAAAAACATACACATGCATATGGAGCTACCGTTACCATGGATACAACAATAGGCATGATGGGATAGTATTCCATTTGATATGGCGTCTAGCTTCGTATCTGGGGATATTTTagattttgttatgattttcaCTCAAACAAAATATAGGAACAAAGTTTTATCGCACCACGCAATGCGGGATACACGAAttgcattttaaaaatgaaattaacagaAAATAATACGCAAAGTATAGagaaagagatacatgtatttaatttcatatttctatatataCAAACTGAGTAATACTTATAAAGCATCACAGTATGAATGGACTAGATATAAAGGAAGACATTTCAGAAGATTTTAGAAAGACTTTTGTTCGCTTCCGATAATGTAATGTAGAAATACTTCTTATTACGGTAGCTAGGTAAGCATTCGTACACTATAAATTACATggattaaaataaatccagatcctTTAGATAGTGGCCAGTCGAGCTGCGGATTCAGACTCAAATCCTAAAGATATGTTATTTTCATCAAGAATCAAAGATTCAAATGTAAACTCAGAATGTGACTCGCCACTTTATTTCAAATCCACGAAATTTGAAGTGTAAAAGTATATATCCATAAAAAGAAGAGCTGTTTCTCTGTTCGTGTAAATCTCAGTTATTATTCATCTGCCGAGAAACCAAAGGATATCAAAATTCCAGTATGTATAATGCAGAAAGGTCCATtgtttttttgaatattttttccccTATTCTCAGGGGTTAACAATTCAAAATATACTGTCTTCACTCCCATTTTTTCAAAGGATTATAAATTCAAAGCAGATGTGAATTGTCTAGTCAAAAtgttgattgattttaataGTAAGGATTTACCTTTTAACCTATaatgatttgaattcaaatcttttagctttgaactcaaataaaaaaaggtttaaatctaaatctaatgtTGGGCTGCATGGTCACCATTCACAGTTACTCTGGATTTATTCGAATTCATGGAAATTTAGAGTATTCTTAAAAACGCAGGTGAGAATGGGGGCACTTTAATTATCGTCAGTAATGTTAAAAACCATTCTATAAAGCTTTAACAACACCTTCAAAGTATATACATTTTACATTTGAGTCTTAATAACATTCGTCACTTTAcaataatcaataaaatatatgtaaaataGCAGCAACGTGgtattaacaataataataatttagaaTAAAACTCAGCACCTCAGCTGGTGATTTGATAAAGAGGGTGATTAGAATAGAATATAAGACCATTGAAACCATAACTttgataaaattacaaaaatgatgcAAAATATACACAATTTCGTGACAAGTTTGGAATGATTATAAACCTTTCCCAATCTAGACTGGGCGATGGGAAAATAGTACAAGACCTAATGAACTTTACAAAACATTCTTGAAGTATCAATGTTATTGTATTTATATACATTGTTGCAGCAACTATTATAGATCGCCATGGGTTAAGAAATagttaagaaattaaaaaaatgaaattcatgattTACATTCGAACCTTAGGATGAACAtttattatgttgttttataaataacaaattCCGTGTGGGTATTCAAATTGATGTCGGATAATACAAATATGAGAATCATCTCTAGTTAGAATGCTCCGAGTGCAGTATAATATGTATAACAACCAATCGTATTTATTCCTGCAAGTAAATTAAGATTCTGTACTGCTCAAGGCACAACGAGGTCAATTATACGATTGATAAAAAGAATTATAAATAAGCACCGTTGTAAAGTCCTCTTTGGAAGATCGAATTAATATACATCCATTAAAAATTACCGTGGAAGCACAAATATTAAAGTGACATTTCTATTGGCATGATGtatgatgatttaaaaaaaaattggattaaGAATGATACCTAGgtcaataaataaacaaatatccgGTGGTAATACCGTTAAAGTCGTCCCGTCCTTTCTCGTTGTTTACTTGtttactttgtattttgtaaagCTCAATGCATTATCCTACAAAGTATACATTACAGTATTATATCATTAGAACTGTTATTGGTATAtcaaatgaatatcttttggtTTTATTCTGAAAAAGATTTCTTGCACATTGCATCTAGAAACTAAACAGCACTTTGTAATGATGTATAATGATCTTGAAACTATTCTCTGATCAGATTCTGATGATCGCAACTAGTCTTAcaaatcatcatgatcattatctaTATACTTTTCGGCAAAACCCTAATTACTACGGCATTTGCGCATTTCATAGCAAAGTCCATGGCTTATTAGTGACATTTTGTGACAGGATTTGCGatctaaatataaaataagatcTGAAAACAACATATAACCCACCCAAAATAACCCACTAACTATTGCCATCAAACGCCAGacatcatcattcattattatttttcgaTGGGATATTCTTCTGGTATTCACCGGGTCTGTTGCCGTTACCTCTTGGTCTGTAGTTGGCTACGATCACGAACCCTTCTTTATTTCGTAGAGGAACCTTAGCGACACCGATCTCCGTGCTCGATTTCCATATCATCTGAGTGAATCGACTTGTACCTGAACATGATGATGTTTAAAGTTATTCATTAAGGTATATAAATATCATGCGAAAACATTTATATCTTTAACAACTGTGTTGTTAAAGATTAAATATCCATTCTTTATGTAATATGCAAAAATGTTTTATGATTGTTCAattatttaaaacaaactaATGGGGACAAGGCATTTTCATCTCACTTAAATTTTAGGggtatgtattattatttaggTCTTTGATCCAATCTTCTCAATAGCCTCCCTGCGGCTCCGCACGTTTTGTCATATCGTTAAGGGGTAaaccacattttcaaaatgttagATAACACTTCTCATATTTGGATCGGCATGTGCACTTTAATCCAGGGCAATGTTGAACATATTTTGAATTAGATTATGTTTCGTTACGTTCAGTTTAATTGTGCATAGCATGAACACCTTAAGaagaccagggccccgtaacacaagacttagcaatgatcgtagaacattttctacgattgattccattgactacactgcatgtacaatcaatcgtaaaatcaAGCGTActatcaatcgctaacctttgtgttacgggacccagggcTCCGTAATACAAatattagcgattaatcgctaatttgaaagaacaattctgattggttcctaatcagtgtacagagcaaaatgcgCGTGCAaagatgatcttgataggccatttcatttagcgattaatcgctataTACTCTTTGTGTTATACGGAACCCAGGTCGACTTTAAACAacgtcattttttctttattgaataATAGAATATTACATAGTTACACCACCCaacctttcttttttatctttttctcatttttcgTTTCCGggctcttttctttttttcttcatttctattTGAAAATAACACGTGGTGGTCGTGATCAAATAGACATAATAGGTCTATACAATGGAAATATGCCTAAAACGAAGGGTGCTCTAATTACCTCTTTGCCATCTCATGTTATCGTAGTCAAATAATTTCTCTTCTTGTAACCATCTTGAGACGACTTCATCTCCATTTACATCTTCTGTTGTCATGAGAATGTTCTCTCCTAAAACTGTATTAGAGacagtgagaga
Above is a window of Lytechinus pictus isolate F3 Inbred chromosome 15, Lp3.0, whole genome shotgun sequence DNA encoding:
- the LOC129278084 gene encoding Golgi-associated plant pathogenesis-related protein 1-like, which produces MADLDDFQQSVIDAHNKLRSERGLPNLAWAGDITTSASNWAQNISEKGYLQNSDNQVLGENILMTTEDVNGDEVVSRWLQEEKLFDYDNMRWQRGTSRFTQMIWKSSTEIGVAKVPLRNKEGFVIVANYRPRGNGNRPGEYQKNIPSKNNNE